The following proteins come from a genomic window of Bacillales bacterium:
- the fliF gene encoding flagellar basal-body MS-ring/collar protein FliF, with translation MKEILAQYKEKGLRLWNGQSRFTKGVIAGGAGLVLLAVILMVWLSKPNFVPLYSNLSAEETGQIKQTLEEKGVPAQISDGGSTISVPKNLVDTLKVELAAEGIPDSGHIDYTFFGKNASWGMTDNEFNVIKQEAMQTELSRLITTISGVKGAKVMISLPQQSVWVSDENQSASASVVLELDPGYRMKAEQVNALYHLVSKSVPNLPIENIVIMDQMFNYFEPAGSSSGNAAMSAYQQQREIKQSIEEDLQRQVQKMLGMMMGMDNVVVSVTTDIDFTREKDVKKLVKPVDKEDMEGLQASVEKIRETYSGKGNNAGGVAGTGSSDVPNYVANSGSGNSEYTHTEERINNVFNEIHKTIEKSPYSIRDIGIQVMVAPPDPKDPASLPQSRVNDIKNILGTMIRTTLPKDGGSPLTKQEISDKIYVSVQPFGGRVDIPEGGGNEVPLWYYVIGGVLLLVILLLLLLLMKKRRTPDEPIVREEPKPSGEVPEMEAGTDDENTIRRKQLEKLAKEKPDQFAKLLRSWISDE, from the coding sequence ATGAAAGAAATCCTTGCTCAATATAAAGAAAAGGGGCTTCGTTTGTGGAATGGGCAATCCCGTTTCACAAAGGGAGTGATCGCCGGAGGAGCGGGTCTTGTGCTTCTGGCGGTCATATTGATGGTGTGGTTATCGAAACCCAATTTTGTGCCGCTGTACAGCAATTTGTCGGCAGAGGAAACAGGTCAAATCAAACAGACGCTTGAAGAAAAAGGCGTACCTGCGCAAATTTCCGACGGCGGAAGTACGATCAGCGTTCCGAAAAATCTTGTCGACACATTGAAAGTGGAACTGGCTGCCGAAGGAATTCCGGACAGCGGGCATATCGACTATACGTTTTTTGGAAAAAATGCGAGCTGGGGAATGACGGATAACGAGTTCAATGTTATTAAACAAGAAGCGATGCAAACGGAATTGTCTCGTCTCATTACGACGATCAGCGGTGTAAAAGGCGCAAAAGTAATGATTTCGTTACCCCAACAAAGCGTTTGGGTTTCCGACGAAAACCAATCGGCGAGTGCATCCGTCGTTTTGGAACTAGATCCCGGATATCGAATGAAAGCTGAGCAAGTCAATGCGCTGTATCATCTTGTTTCCAAAAGCGTACCCAATTTGCCGATAGAGAACATCGTCATCATGGACCAAATGTTTAACTATTTCGAGCCAGCTGGATCATCGTCCGGAAATGCGGCGATGTCGGCGTATCAACAACAGCGTGAAATCAAACAAAGCATCGAAGAAGACTTGCAACGCCAAGTTCAGAAAATGCTCGGGATGATGATGGGAATGGATAATGTCGTCGTTTCCGTCACGACCGATATTGATTTCACGAGAGAAAAAGATGTCAAAAAGCTTGTGAAGCCTGTGGACAAAGAAGACATGGAGGGTTTGCAGGCGAGCGTAGAGAAAATTCGCGAGACGTATTCAGGAAAAGGGAACAATGCCGGGGGCGTTGCCGGTACCGGATCAAGCGACGTACCGAATTATGTAGCGAATTCCGGAAGCGGAAATAGTGAATATACACATACTGAAGAACGAATCAATAATGTGTTTAACGAAATTCATAAAACGATTGAAAAAAGTCCTTATTCGATTCGCGACATCGGCATTCAAGTGATGGTTGCTCCGCCTGATCCGAAAGATCCGGCATCCTTGCCGCAGTCGAGAGTCAACGACATCAAAAATATTCTCGGGACAATGATTCGTACGACCCTGCCGAAAGATGGGGGTTCACCGTTAACGAAACAAGAAATCTCCGATAAAATTTACGTTTCCGTCCAACCGTTCGGGGGACGCGTCGACATCCCTGAAGGAGGCGGCAACGAAGTTCCGCTTTGGTATTACGTCATCGGCGGCGTGTTGCTTCTCGTCATCTTGCTGTTGTTGTTGTTGTTAATGAAGAAAAGAAGAACTCCTGATGAGCCGATCGTGAGAGAGGAACCGAAGCCGTCCGGCGAAGTTCCGGAAATGGAAGCCGGAACGGATGACGAAAATACGATAAGAAGAAAACAATTGGAAAAGTTGGCGAAAGAAAAACCCGATCAATTTGCGAAATTGCTTCGATCTTGGATTTCCGACGAATAG
- the fliG gene encoding flagellar motor switch protein FliG: MLVKTTREMTGKQKAAALMITLGPDTSAEIYKHLSADEIEKLTLEISNIRKIDQTLKSEVIEQFHQIAMAQDYIAQGGIGYAKTVLEKALGTTEAMNIINRLTETLQVRPFDFARKADPAQILNFIQNEHPQTIALILSYLDASQAGQILSSLPHDMQGDVARRIALMDSTSPEVINEVEHILEQRLSSSVTKDFTQAGGLEAVVEVLNGVDRSTEKTILDELETQDPELVEEIKKRMFVFEDIVTLDNRAIQRVIRDVQNEDLMLSLKAASEDVKTIVFKNMSQRMAETMKEEMEFMGPVRLRDVEEAQTRIVSVIRRLEETGEIVIARGGGDEVIV, from the coding sequence ATGTTGGTCAAAACCACACGAGAAATGACGGGAAAGCAAAAGGCCGCGGCCCTGATGATTACACTTGGACCCGATACGTCCGCGGAAATTTATAAACATTTGTCGGCGGATGAGATTGAGAAATTAACGCTTGAAATCTCGAACATTCGAAAAATTGATCAAACGTTGAAAAGCGAAGTCATTGAACAATTTCATCAAATCGCGATGGCGCAAGATTATATCGCTCAAGGCGGCATCGGGTATGCAAAAACAGTGCTTGAAAAAGCGCTCGGCACAACAGAGGCGATGAACATCATCAATCGGCTTACGGAAACGCTTCAGGTACGGCCGTTTGATTTTGCGAGGAAAGCGGATCCTGCACAAATCTTGAATTTTATTCAAAACGAACACCCGCAAACGATCGCGCTCATTTTATCGTATCTTGATGCCTCCCAAGCGGGGCAAATATTGTCTTCTTTGCCGCATGACATGCAAGGGGACGTGGCAAGACGCATTGCTTTGATGGACAGTACTTCGCCCGAAGTCATTAACGAAGTCGAACATATTTTGGAACAGCGGTTATCGTCATCGGTGACGAAAGACTTCACCCAAGCCGGCGGGCTTGAAGCCGTAGTGGAAGTGTTGAACGGTGTGGATCGCAGTACAGAGAAGACGATTCTGGACGAATTGGAGACTCAAGATCCGGAGCTCGTCGAAGAAATCAAAAAACGGATGTTTGTCTTCGAGGATATCGTCACGCTCGACAATCGTGCGATTCAACGTGTCATTCGTGATGTGCAAAACGAAGATTTAATGCTTTCCTTGAAAGCGGCGAGCGAAGATGTGAAAACGATTGTATTCAAGAACATGTCTCAACGGATGGCGGAAACGATGAAGGAAGAAATGGAATTCATGGGCCCTGTCCGGCTGCGTGACGTGGAAGAGGCGCAAACGCGAATCGTCTCCGTCATTCGGCGATTGGAAGAGACCGGTGAAATCGTGATTGCCCGCGGCGGAGGAGATGAGGTCATTGTCTAA
- the fliH gene encoding flagellar assembly protein FliH, translating to MSNIIKMGNANKSSANAKKIHIANMQLFEKPSDSTDLSNSPETDAVPVLKKAEIQANNLIKNAQLEADKILNNARAEQERMKAEAEKAYEKTKSEGWEEGYALGLQTGKEQYEELLSEARKTVISANSEYRKRLLDAENDILQLAVHIAEKITRQTISQQSQSWLNIVKNAMSEVKEHEEIRLIVHPKYFDFVMSHKKELDKLLKKNAELFIYPESVKDEHHCVIEYPLGRIDASVDRQLSEIKRALLDQVEAR from the coding sequence TTGTCTAACATAATTAAGATGGGCAATGCAAACAAGTCTTCCGCAAACGCGAAAAAAATACACATCGCGAACATGCAGCTTTTTGAGAAACCCTCGGATTCAACGGATCTATCGAATTCGCCGGAAACCGACGCCGTTCCGGTTTTGAAAAAAGCGGAAATTCAAGCAAACAATCTAATAAAAAACGCACAACTCGAAGCGGATAAAATATTGAACAATGCGCGTGCCGAACAAGAACGAATGAAAGCCGAGGCAGAAAAAGCTTACGAAAAGACGAAGAGCGAAGGATGGGAAGAAGGGTACGCCCTCGGCTTGCAAACGGGAAAAGAACAGTATGAAGAATTGTTGAGCGAAGCTAGGAAAACGGTGATATCTGCCAACTCAGAGTATCGGAAACGATTGCTGGACGCAGAGAACGATATTTTGCAGTTAGCGGTGCATATAGCAGAAAAGATCACGCGGCAAACGATCTCGCAACAATCGCAAAGTTGGCTCAACATTGTCAAAAATGCTATGTCAGAGGTGAAGGAACACGAAGAGATCCGGTTGATCGTACATCCAAAATACTTCGACTTTGTCATGAGTCACAAAAAAGAATTGGACAAGCTGTTGAAGAAAAATGCGGAACTGTTCATCTATCCGGAATCTGTCAAGGATGAACATCATTGCGTCATCGAGTATCCGTTAGGAAGAATCGACGCCAGCGTGGATCGTCAGCTTTCCGAGATTAAACGGGCATTGCTCGATCAAGTGGAGGCCCGATAA
- the fliI gene encoding flagellar protein export ATPase FliI, producing MDVADLMAGIDTLDPYKRYGKVTRVVGLTVESNGPPKTSVGDVCYIHIARSGRTVKAEIVGFRDEKVLLMPFHSVHEISPGSFVESTGMPLEIKVGPQLIGKILDSDGKLFNGGALPSGLSSFSVDNVPPNPLERPRIQQPIELGVRAIDGLLTVGKGQRVGIFAGSGVGKSTLLGMIARNTNADLNVIALIGERGREVREFIERDLGEEGLKNSIVVVATSDRPALMRIKGAMTATAIAEYFRDCGKDVLLMMDSVTRVAMAQREIGLAVGEPPTTKGYTPSVFAMLPRLLERSGTNRYGSITAFYTVLVDGDDMDEPISDAVRGILDGHFVLNRKLANKGQYPAVDLLSSVSRVMKDIVSDDHQHAAERFREWLSIYNDSEDLINIGAYKKGTSARVDKAIEHFPQMQEFIKQSVNEKTSLNDSVQELISQYGKGGS from the coding sequence ATGGATGTCGCTGATTTGATGGCCGGGATCGATACGCTGGATCCTTACAAAAGATATGGAAAAGTGACCCGCGTCGTCGGGTTGACGGTGGAATCGAACGGACCGCCGAAAACTTCCGTAGGGGACGTTTGTTATATCCATATAGCGAGATCGGGCCGTACTGTCAAGGCGGAAATCGTCGGTTTTCGCGACGAAAAAGTTTTATTAATGCCGTTTCACAGTGTCCACGAGATTTCTCCCGGCAGTTTTGTCGAATCCACAGGCATGCCGTTGGAAATTAAAGTCGGCCCTCAACTCATTGGAAAGATTTTGGACAGTGACGGAAAACTTTTTAACGGCGGGGCTTTGCCGAGCGGTCTGTCTTCCTTTTCCGTCGATAATGTGCCGCCGAATCCGCTCGAACGACCGCGCATCCAACAACCGATTGAACTCGGTGTTCGTGCAATCGACGGTTTGCTCACTGTAGGAAAAGGACAGCGAGTCGGCATTTTTGCCGGCAGCGGCGTTGGCAAAAGTACGTTGCTTGGGATGATCGCAAGAAACACGAATGCGGACTTGAATGTCATCGCTCTCATTGGTGAGCGGGGGCGCGAAGTGCGGGAATTTATCGAGCGCGATCTTGGCGAAGAAGGGTTAAAGAATTCGATCGTCGTCGTTGCGACTTCTGACCGTCCGGCATTAATGCGAATCAAAGGTGCGATGACCGCTACGGCGATTGCCGAATATTTTCGCGATTGCGGGAAAGATGTGTTGTTGATGATGGATTCCGTGACCCGGGTGGCGATGGCGCAAAGGGAAATCGGCCTCGCCGTGGGCGAGCCGCCGACCACGAAAGGCTATACGCCTTCGGTATTTGCGATGTTGCCGCGCTTGCTCGAGCGGTCGGGGACGAACCGTTACGGAAGCATTACCGCTTTTTACACCGTACTCGTGGATGGAGACGATATGGACGAGCCGATTTCGGACGCTGTACGAGGAATACTGGACGGACACTTCGTTCTGAACCGAAAGCTTGCCAATAAAGGGCAATATCCTGCTGTGGACTTGTTAAGCAGTGTAAGCAGGGTTATGAAAGACATCGTTTCCGATGATCATCAACATGCTGCGGAAAGGTTTCGCGAATGGTTGTCGATTTACAATGACTCTGAAGACTTGATCAACATTGGCGCCTACAAAAAAGGAACATCGGCACGGGTTGACAAAGCTATCGAACATTTTCCGCAAATGCAGGAGTTCATCAAGCAATCTGTCAACGAAAAGACGAGTCTCAATGATTCGGTCCAGGAATTGATCTCGCAGTACGGAAAAGGAGGATCCTGA
- the fliJ gene encoding flagellar export protein FliJ yields MSFQFTLQKLLTVKENEKQHMERSYQKAYANFEKIAQTLYTFLKQKETIERLQAEGIQQGAVIGEIQKWQSNLDHVQKEIDHFQPLFQMARQEAERSKASLIEKSIDVKRYEKLKKLEYEKFLKKRKAEEMAQMDELSTTRFAHR; encoded by the coding sequence ATGTCGTTTCAGTTTACGTTGCAAAAGTTGTTGACCGTAAAAGAAAACGAAAAGCAGCATATGGAACGCTCCTATCAAAAGGCATATGCGAATTTTGAGAAAATCGCGCAAACGTTGTATACCTTCCTTAAACAAAAAGAAACGATCGAAAGATTGCAAGCCGAGGGTATTCAACAAGGTGCGGTAATCGGTGAAATTCAAAAATGGCAATCGAACCTTGATCACGTGCAAAAGGAGATCGACCACTTCCAGCCTTTGTTTCAAATGGCTCGACAGGAAGCGGAACGATCAAAAGCGAGTCTGATCGAAAAATCGATCGATGTGAAACGTTACGAGAAGTTGAAAAAGCTCGAGTATGAGAAATTTCTAAAGAAAAGAAAAGCCGAAGAAATGGCACAAATGGACGAACTCTCGACGACTCGTTTCGCCCATCGGTAA
- a CDS encoding flagellar hook-length control protein FliK — MTPSIAHSKMIEHSTMSANAAKPKEAAGVFQLLLSNVKQTGSSGQDTASKVNHSDGEGNITRSASGTSNAMVLEETKQMVLALRNVLRQILDGMKTEGNEKKEMPSMDGDLMPSVQWEQLEAQLSGLLQQLQQLMQLRPDSENGESTLLSFMAENVKILYSQAVHSETQSFVELSTSVRQTLNALSQWLHTNGQSMTSANNAPIQSQRHINGYVDHVLTERHQTSENRQAGKTGGNEKPSFAQGNFDMKKTADSIFRRAFSNPPTRKESVPGSQSFLPGPMNRLQQYALHVRDGADSVSKDQWIREIQKVLTHGRLTNSAGKQQLSIQLYPRHLGKLNIQLTRVDGQLTATLVTSTPAAKTLVESHLHQLQNAFVSQNLHVSKLQVSMPFHQLPGQQQEFDQEHGHERDQQDSQQGERHKDDERERSDAGFLAWVEQFHADLDKEVNA, encoded by the coding sequence ATGACGCCTTCGATAGCGCATTCGAAAATGATCGAGCATTCGACGATGTCGGCGAATGCTGCGAAACCAAAAGAAGCCGCTGGGGTTTTTCAATTGCTTTTGTCGAACGTCAAGCAAACCGGTTCAAGCGGCCAAGACACCGCTTCAAAAGTGAATCATTCAGACGGTGAAGGAAACATAACGAGATCCGCTTCCGGCACTTCGAACGCAATGGTGCTCGAAGAGACGAAACAAATGGTCCTTGCATTAAGGAACGTGTTGCGGCAAATCTTGGACGGCATGAAAACGGAAGGAAATGAGAAAAAAGAGATGCCATCTATGGACGGTGACCTTATGCCATCCGTTCAATGGGAACAACTTGAGGCACAATTGTCCGGTTTGCTTCAACAGTTGCAGCAACTCATGCAGCTGCGACCGGACAGCGAAAACGGCGAATCCACGCTGTTGAGTTTCATGGCTGAAAATGTCAAAATTCTTTATTCGCAAGCCGTTCACTCGGAAACGCAATCTTTCGTCGAGTTGAGCACTAGCGTTCGTCAGACGCTGAATGCCCTTAGCCAATGGCTGCATACGAACGGACAATCGATGACGAGTGCGAATAACGCGCCTATTCAATCGCAACGTCACATAAACGGCTACGTTGATCATGTGTTGACGGAACGTCACCAAACGTCTGAAAACCGACAAGCCGGAAAAACGGGCGGAAACGAAAAGCCGTCATTCGCACAAGGAAATTTCGACATGAAGAAAACGGCCGATTCCATCTTTCGACGAGCATTTTCGAATCCACCAACACGTAAAGAATCTGTTCCGGGTTCGCAGTCGTTTTTGCCAGGGCCAATGAACCGGCTGCAACAATACGCATTACACGTTCGGGACGGCGCGGATTCCGTCAGCAAAGATCAATGGATACGCGAAATTCAAAAAGTGTTGACCCATGGGCGATTGACGAATTCAGCAGGGAAACAACAATTGTCGATACAACTCTATCCCCGCCATCTCGGAAAGTTAAACATACAGTTGACTCGGGTGGACGGGCAATTGACGGCAACGCTCGTGACATCGACGCCGGCGGCGAAAACCCTTGTTGAATCCCATTTGCATCAGTTGCAAAATGCGTTCGTTAGTCAAAATTTGCATGTGTCGAAGCTGCAAGTTTCCATGCCGTTTCATCAACTTCCGGGGCAACAACAAGAGTTTGACCAGGAGCACGGCCATGAGCGTGATCAACAAGATTCTCAACAAGGCGAACGTCACAAGGATGACGAAAGAGAACGTTCGGATGCCGGATTTTTGGCTTGGGTAGAACAGTTTCATGCTGATCTTGACAAGGAGGTGAACGCATGA
- the flgD gene encoding flagellar hook assembly protein FlgD, whose translation MIDRTGESLYLSDLSRKPGEADRLLGKDDFLKMLIVQLKNQNPLKPMDDKAFISQMATFSSLEQMTNMNALLSGFLEQQNGNQLSNFAEWIGKQVTWKNEKDQEGKENVAESGIVESVSIKNGVVELHTQNGEVVDKSMIVSIGMPETSEGTA comes from the coding sequence ATGATCGACAGAACCGGAGAGTCTTTGTATTTGTCCGATCTTTCGCGAAAACCTGGCGAAGCCGACCGATTACTTGGAAAAGACGATTTCTTGAAAATGCTCATCGTTCAACTGAAAAATCAAAACCCGTTAAAGCCGATGGATGATAAGGCATTTATATCACAGATGGCGACCTTTTCATCTTTGGAACAAATGACAAACATGAACGCATTATTGAGCGGGTTTCTTGAACAGCAAAACGGAAACCAATTATCGAATTTTGCGGAGTGGATCGGTAAGCAAGTGACTTGGAAAAATGAGAAAGATCAAGAAGGCAAGGAGAATGTGGCCGAAAGCGGCATCGTCGAGTCCGTTTCGATCAAGAACGGAGTGGTTGAACTTCATACTCAAAACGGCGAAGTCGTCGACAAAAGCATGATTGTTTCAATCGGAATGCCTGAAACTTCGGAAGGGACTGCCTAA
- a CDS encoding TIGR02530 family flagellar biosynthesis protein — protein sequence MKRIQPELLPKIVPKQPQPSKTTEPSFAQRLKTETEKIGTLNVSKHAAQRMTERNLYLSESQWRKIDSKVSVARGKGIVDSLVLAGEAALIVNTKNNTVVTAMNRKEAASHIFTNINGAIVLE from the coding sequence ATGAAACGCATACAACCCGAATTGCTCCCGAAAATCGTTCCGAAACAGCCGCAACCGAGCAAAACGACGGAGCCATCGTTTGCCCAACGGTTAAAAACGGAAACGGAGAAAATCGGGACGTTAAACGTAAGCAAACATGCAGCTCAAAGAATGACGGAAAGAAACTTGTACTTGTCGGAAAGCCAGTGGCGGAAAATTGATAGCAAGGTGTCTGTCGCCCGCGGAAAAGGCATTGTCGATTCGCTCGTGTTAGCCGGAGAAGCTGCATTGATCGTAAACACAAAAAACAACACGGTTGTCACCGCGATGAACAGAAAAGAAGCGGCGTCACATATTTTTACGAATATAAACGGAGCGATTGTATTGGAATGA
- the flgF gene encoding flagellar basal-body rod protein FlgF, which yields MLRSMYSGISGMKNFQTKLDIIGNNIANVNTYGYKKGRVTFQSLVSQQLSAASSPTFNRGGINPKQVGLGSSMGSIDKIQTQGSLQTTGRALDVAISGDGYFIVNKGFQNFYTRAGNFYIDQNGLLVNSDGMRVLGYGVNNKGQIDKAGDLTELYISDDTIQQPLSDSVTVAGNLDINNFIDPTTGAAAGTQTKTLNFKLFDSLGVEHPSSITFDSPTAALVPNTTNEYYVQQMNITLSSTGASDVTGTVTFNEDGTVKTVNLSSDPATFTYPSGQQIDIPESGFDLTALSVRDSVGTADVIGDVALLTGYQIGNSGEISGVLSNGDVQLLGQLALAGFNNPGGLEKAGDNLYSVTNNSGDPIEAVPGDGIGILQTGMLEMSNVDLATAFTEMIVAERGFQANTRIITTSDEILQELVNLKR from the coding sequence ATGTTAAGATCGATGTATTCAGGAATCAGTGGAATGAAAAATTTCCAAACGAAATTGGACATTATCGGCAATAACATCGCCAATGTCAATACGTACGGGTACAAAAAAGGAAGAGTGACGTTCCAGTCCCTTGTCAGCCAACAACTGTCCGCGGCAAGCAGCCCGACGTTCAATCGCGGCGGGATCAACCCGAAGCAAGTCGGTCTCGGATCATCAATGGGATCGATCGACAAGATCCAAACGCAAGGCAGTTTACAAACGACGGGACGAGCCCTCGACGTGGCAATATCGGGAGACGGTTATTTTATCGTAAACAAAGGGTTTCAAAATTTTTACACAAGAGCCGGAAACTTTTATATCGACCAAAACGGGTTACTTGTTAATTCAGACGGGATGCGCGTCCTCGGTTACGGCGTGAACAACAAAGGCCAAATCGACAAGGCTGGAGATTTGACCGAATTGTACATCAGCGATGACACAATTCAACAACCTTTGTCGGACTCTGTGACCGTCGCCGGGAACCTCGACATCAATAATTTCATCGATCCGACCACAGGCGCTGCCGCAGGAACCCAAACGAAGACGTTGAACTTTAAATTGTTCGATTCCCTAGGAGTGGAACATCCTTCCTCGATCACGTTTGATTCGCCGACAGCGGCATTGGTTCCGAATACGACCAATGAATATTATGTGCAGCAAATGAACATTACCCTTTCCTCAACGGGCGCTTCTGATGTTACGGGAACCGTGACGTTCAATGAAGACGGGACGGTAAAAACAGTAAACTTGAGCAGCGATCCGGCCACTTTTACTTATCCGAGCGGACAGCAGATCGACATTCCCGAAAGCGGCTTTGATTTGACGGCGCTCTCGGTACGCGATTCTGTCGGTACGGCGGACGTTATCGGAGATGTCGCGTTGTTGACGGGGTATCAGATCGGGAATTCCGGCGAAATCTCGGGCGTGTTGTCCAACGGCGACGTACAGTTGCTCGGGCAGCTTGCGCTGGCCGGGTTTAACAACCCCGGCGGTCTTGAAAAAGCCGGGGATAATCTGTACTCGGTAACGAACAACTCGGGAGATCCGATTGAGGCGGTGCCGGGCGATGGGATCGGTATCTTGCAGACGGGCATGCTCGAAATGTCGAACGTGGATTTGGCGACGGCGTTTACGGAAATGATTGTCGCCGAACGCGGATTCCAGGCGAACACACGAATCATTACAACTTCGGACGAAATCTTGCAGGAACTCGTGAATCTCAAACGATAA
- a CDS encoding flagellar FlbD family protein produces MIELTRLNDHRFRLNACFIEQVESLPDTTITMVNGKKLVVKETAEEVHQAIIHFYRRIGIIGLAARNEKIEGD; encoded by the coding sequence ATGATTGAACTTACGAGATTGAACGATCATCGGTTTCGCTTAAATGCCTGTTTCATCGAACAGGTGGAGAGCTTGCCGGACACAACAATCACGATGGTCAACGGGAAGAAGCTCGTCGTTAAGGAAACGGCGGAAGAAGTGCATCAGGCAATCATACATTTTTACCGGAGAATCGGAATCATCGGGTTGGCTGCAAGAAACGAAAAGATAGAAGGGGATTAA
- the fliM gene encoding flagellar motor switch protein FliM, with protein MADVLSQNEIDALLSAISTGEMDADELREEKKERVRVYDFKRAMRFSKDQIRSLTRIHENFARLLTTFFSAQLRSYVQITVASVDQLPYEEFIRSVPKMTLLNTFEASPLEGRLLVEVNPHIAFAMIDRVLGGQGTSMNKIDNLTEIESNIMQRLLGKALKSFRDAWQTVIELEIGSQEMEVNPQFLQMVSPNETVVVISLTTVIGESSGMINICLPHVVIEPVIEKLSIHYWMQDKMKQRKPEEYEQLKEKLHGAPIVMKAELGRSEISVQEFLQLNRGDVIALDQLIDKPLTLSAGNRPKFYVQPGKKGRKMAVQVIENIPKGEGHDE; from the coding sequence ATGGCTGATGTATTATCGCAAAACGAAATTGATGCTTTATTGTCGGCCATCTCAACGGGGGAAATGGATGCGGATGAACTCCGGGAGGAAAAGAAAGAGCGAGTAAGAGTTTATGACTTTAAAAGGGCGATGCGATTTTCGAAAGATCAAATTCGCAGTTTGACGAGAATTCATGAAAATTTCGCTCGCTTGTTGACGACTTTTTTTTCGGCACAGTTGAGGTCCTACGTGCAAATCACGGTTGCCTCGGTCGATCAACTTCCTTATGAAGAATTCATTCGCTCGGTCCCGAAAATGACCTTGCTGAACACGTTCGAAGCGTCTCCGTTGGAGGGACGTCTGCTAGTGGAAGTGAATCCCCATATTGCTTTTGCAATGATTGACAGGGTTCTCGGTGGACAAGGTACAAGTATGAACAAGATTGATAATTTGACAGAAATCGAGTCGAACATCATGCAACGATTGCTCGGAAAGGCGCTGAAGAGTTTTCGGGACGCCTGGCAAACGGTCATTGAACTCGAAATTGGCAGTCAGGAGATGGAGGTTAATCCGCAGTTTTTGCAAATGGTGTCTCCGAACGAAACGGTCGTCGTTATTTCATTGACGACGGTGATCGGCGAATCGAGCGGAATGATCAACATTTGTTTGCCGCATGTAGTTATTGAACCGGTGATTGAGAAATTGTCGATCCACTACTGGATGCAGGACAAAATGAAACAGCGCAAACCGGAGGAGTACGAACAGCTTAAAGAAAAGCTGCACGGTGCCCCGATCGTCATGAAAGCAGAGCTCGGACGTTCGGAAATATCCGTCCAGGAGTTTTTGCAACTCAATCGCGGAGATGTCATCGCGCTTGATCAGTTGATCGACAAACCGCTGACGCTCAGTGCTGGAAACCGACCGAAATTTTACGTGCAGCCCGGAAAGAAAGGCAGGAAGATGGCCGTACAGGTGATTGAAAACATTCCGAAAGGGGAGGGGCATGATGAGTGA